A section of the Aquificaceae bacterium genome encodes:
- a CDS encoding homoserine dehydrogenase has translation MKVKVGIVGCGVVGTGVVELLLKNSEIIKKKTGVELELSKVADKDWEKPRAFHVPEGLRTTDYKEVIENSHIVVELVGGKGFAKELIKEALLKGKHVVTANKHLLAEEGEELFSLAQERGLHIGFEASVGGGIPIIKAVREALVGNHIKAIYGILNGTTNYILTRMLQEDVDFETALKEAQSKGYAEADPSLDIDGWDSAHKIAILSFIAFGSFLPFSRIHVEGIRNIDLLDVELGKELGYTLKLLAIAKKRGEELEVRVHPTFLPEEDPLAKVSDVFNAIMVEGDFVGRTMFYGRGAGSHPTASAVVSDIVDIACRLQSGQVCNYPINWEDKRIELTEDFYSRYYLRFDVPDRPGVLASIAKVLADHHISIASVLQKEKVCKLAGREGEHIVPLVVLTHKAYESSMRRALQEVQTLPVVMGKPILIRVEEEAE, from the coding sequence TTGAAGGTTAAAGTTGGAATTGTAGGTTGTGGTGTGGTTGGCACTGGTGTAGTGGAACTTCTTTTGAAAAACTCAGAAATTATCAAAAAGAAGACTGGTGTAGAGCTTGAGCTTTCAAAGGTTGCAGACAAAGATTGGGAAAAGCCAAGAGCTTTCCATGTGCCAGAAGGTCTGAGGACGACGGATTACAAAGAGGTCATAGAAAACTCTCACATAGTGGTTGAGCTTGTAGGCGGAAAGGGTTTTGCCAAAGAGCTTATAAAGGAGGCGCTTTTAAAAGGAAAACACGTGGTTACCGCCAACAAGCATCTACTTGCGGAGGAAGGAGAAGAGCTTTTTAGCCTTGCTCAAGAAAGAGGTCTGCACATAGGCTTTGAGGCTTCTGTAGGTGGTGGTATACCTATTATAAAGGCGGTAAGAGAAGCCCTCGTAGGAAACCACATAAAAGCCATCTATGGCATACTCAATGGGACTACAAACTATATACTAACGAGGATGCTTCAGGAAGACGTGGATTTTGAAACCGCCTTAAAAGAAGCTCAAAGTAAAGGATACGCAGAAGCGGACCCATCCCTTGACATAGACGGTTGGGACAGTGCTCATAAAATAGCCATACTATCCTTTATAGCCTTTGGTAGCTTTTTACCTTTCTCTCGTATCCACGTGGAAGGCATAAGGAACATTGACCTTTTGGATGTGGAGCTTGGAAAAGAGCTGGGCTATACTCTTAAACTCCTTGCTATAGCAAAAAAGAGAGGAGAGGAGCTTGAAGTAAGGGTCCACCCCACCTTTTTACCAGAAGAAGACCCTTTGGCAAAGGTCTCTGATGTTTTTAACGCCATTATGGTAGAGGGAGACTTTGTGGGTAGAACCATGTTTTATGGCAGGGGTGCAGGCTCTCATCCTACTGCTTCTGCGGTAGTTTCAGATATAGTGGACATAGCCTGCAGACTACAGTCGGGGCAAGTATGCAACTATCCCATAAATTGGGAAGACAAAAGGATAGAGCTCACGGAGGATTTCTACAGCCGGTATTACCTTAGGTTTGATGTGCCAGACAGACCAGGCGTGCTGGCAAGCATAGCAAAAGTCCTGGCAGACCACCACATAAGCATAGCCAGTGTCCTGCAAAAGGAAAAGGTCTGCAAGCTGGCAGGAAGAGAAGGCGAACATATAGTGCCATTGGTAGTCCTGACCCACAAAGCCTACGAAAGCTCCATGCGTAGAGCCTTGCAGGAGGTCCAAACCTTGCCTGTGGTTATGGGAAAGCCTATTCTCATAAGAGTTGAAGAGGAGGCGGAATGA
- the rpe gene encoding ribulose-phosphate 3-epimerase, whose translation MKLLAPSILSADFWRLGEQVMACVEGGADLIHFDVMDGHFVPNITFGPMLLESIKKHCPLPLDAHLMIENPERYIPDFIKAGADMVSVHIENTPHIHRTLELIKSLGAKAGVVINPGTPLSALEEAIHYVDFVLLMSVNPGFGGQKFIQRSIERLKRLKALLQEKNPSVLIEVDGGIKEDNIIEVAKAGADILVVGSGIFHSEDIKAQTKKLKEMLTFSEAL comes from the coding sequence ATGAAACTCCTTGCTCCTTCCATACTTTCTGCGGATTTTTGGAGGCTTGGTGAGCAAGTAATGGCTTGCGTGGAAGGTGGTGCGGACCTTATACACTTTGACGTAATGGACGGACACTTTGTGCCAAATATCACCTTTGGTCCTATGCTATTGGAAAGTATAAAAAAGCACTGCCCCCTCCCCTTGGATGCACACCTCATGATAGAAAACCCAGAAAGGTATATACCAGACTTTATAAAAGCTGGTGCGGATATGGTAAGCGTTCACATTGAAAACACACCCCATATACACAGAACCCTTGAGCTTATAAAGAGCCTTGGTGCAAAGGCAGGCGTGGTTATAAACCCTGGCACTCCCCTCAGTGCATTGGAGGAAGCCATACACTATGTGGATTTTGTGCTTTTGATGTCTGTAAATCCTGGCTTTGGAGGGCAAAAGTTCATCCAAAGGTCCATAGAAAGGTTAAAAAGGCTAAAAGCCCTCTTGCAGGAGAAAAACCCGTCAGTCCTTATTGAAGTGGACGGTGGCATAAAAGAAGACAACATCATAGAGGTAGCAAAAGCAGGTGCGGACATATTAGTAGTAGGCTCTGGCATATTCCACTCGGAAGATATAAAGGCACAAACTAAAAAGCTAAAGGAAATGCTCACCTTCTCAGAGGCACTGTAA